The Natator depressus isolate rNatDep1 chromosome 21, rNatDep2.hap1, whole genome shotgun sequence genomic sequence TCCTCCTTTGGTGTACGTGAAGCGACAGCCATTTCTTCAGGATTATGTTTCCCACAGCAACCAGGTTTCCCACAAGTTATATCTTTAGAGGATTAATGCCTAACTCAATTTCCTCATGTTTATGGGTTTGCCTAGCAaccaaaatattgttttttctGGTGGGAGAAAGTAGAACAagaggaagattaaaaaaaaacaggcagtCACCTTTGCATTCAGGGGCAGACCCATTCCAGACTCCATTGATGTTATCTTTAGTTGTACAGTGAATGGAGGCCTCTCCAGTAAGCGAGAAATTAGGGTCACATTTGTAAGTTACCGATGAGTTACAGTGAAAGATTTCCATGTTGCTGCCATTGTGTGTCCCATTGACAATATTAGGAGGAGGAGAACAAGTAATCGCTGAAGGAAAAGAGAATGGCATCATGAATATTAATGCACATTTCAGTTAGAGGTGAATTGTAAAGATTAAGTAAACATTTGTTTACAATTCCTccccaaaagggggaaaaatttaACCTTTTGAGAGCGTAATTAGTACTGTGTTTTAACAAAATGCGAGGCATTACCTTCCTTAGATTTACAAGGCTTTCCgctttcaaacttttctccactccCAACATCCGTTCAGCTAGAAGATTTTGGCTCCATTAAACAAATCCTGGATAACAGCCTTGTCAGACCACATCCCTCCCCCACATTATATATAAGGAGCTTGGCTCTTTGATTGACATCCTTGAAAGACAATAGTTGTGCTTCTACAATGTTCCAGAAGCTGAAAGCTTAAATTATGACTTTCCTTCTAACTGCAGCTGGTTCTAGACCAGATGGCGATAGCCTGGTTGACAGATCCCCAGGTAGTGTCCAAAAGGACAAAATAGTTAAAGCAAATACATTGGGAAGAAGAAGTTTAAATACTGGATTTCACTCTGAAATAGCCTGAGATTTTGAATGTGGAGTCccagggttggttggttggttggttttgagGCGAAGGGAAGAGAATAATTAACAGGGAGGAattaaactaaataaaaaaaagttggatGAAAGACTTCAAAAGCAGCAGAGATTATTTGGGGAGGAATGAGAAACCAACCCAACTCCACCATCCCCGTGTTCAGGGTTCAATTGTGATGAGGTCATTAGTTGGGTTGGAATCTATACACCAGACAGCAATCTCAAGAGGAGTGCTCTGTAGGGCTAGAGagggctgtggggttttttgtttgtttgtttgaagtgtGGCTTCCACAGAAGGCACCAGCAACACAATGGATGCTCCTACACTTTCATCGGACTTCCCCGCtcccaaaaatatatatatatgatcgACAATCGACATCGAGTGAATATGAAACACACATGAAAGCTCTGTGAGCTCTGTAATGGTTACTCTGTAACAGTTCCAATCATGAGTTCTTCTTAAATCCATAAAAATAGCCTGACCTTGACAAGTTGGAAGTGGACTCCATTCAACTTGATCTCCCTTCCGCAAACATTGGATGAAAGTCCGCCCACGTAATCTGAAcctaaataaaagagaaaaagctTCTTACCTAACTATCTAATTACTCCTGTAATAACCCCTTTTGCAAAATTCTGGACCTGTAGGGTCATTCCTGCTGTAAGTACTAACATGATCCCTAGGACCACGGAATGCTGATTGGTTAAAATCAATGTAGAACAAGCAAATAGGTGGCTTGAAGACTGCAGAGACCATGTGAGCAGGTGAAATCCTTCCCCTTAAAGTCTATACTAGCTAGATGCTTGGGAATTCCTGGGCAATACCTTTGTTAAACCTTAGCAAAGGGAAACAACAAGTAAGTGTCTTTTCTCCACATTTTTAATGCTTATTTCTTACATCTCCAGAAGGTGGAAGAAGTCCCTAGGTAAGTTCTAGAATTTGAAAAACACTAAAGAAATTAGTAATTTTCCAGACTGTTGAAGTGTTTGTATGTCAAAGAGGTTTGCGCTTGCAGAGTAAGAGGCTGCGTCACACCTCCCTCGTTCCAATCTGCAGAACAGTCTTCCGGATGTGTGCTTTTGCCATTCTACCCCTTTGATTACAGCCCCAGCTAAACGGGGAGAAAAGTACTCAAAGGGTATCTCTGTCACTCTGGAAGTCAGTAGCTCAGCCTGCTTAGTGCCATCATTCCTCTTCCTATTTTAACTCTGCTCTTCTACCAAAGAGTTGCCAACAGTCCACACCCAAGACTCACTTAGCTAGACTGCTAGCTAATGCTTGCACAGGAAGTACGGTACTGCATACTGGCAATGCAGTCACTTAGCCTTCACTACTTCTTTTAACACTACAGGCTAAAGGTCATGGCCTTATTTATTTGGGAAAGAGGTTTAGAGAAACAGATGAGAGGTGCCCCTAGTAAAGCTGGTTTCTGCAGGGTCTTTCACCAGTCTGCTGAAACGGCAGGGGCTAACAAGGATAGACATGAACATCATTTGTGGCCAGGTGGCTACTGCTTTTCTTCCAACTTAGAACATTACATGCAAAGGCCTCTTGTGCTGGCAGAAACAACAGGGCGAGAAGACAGCTGCCCAAGGGCTGTCCCGCTGCTGCCACTCTTTCAAAACCTGAACGTCTCAATGTCCAAACCTCCTCAGCCCACTTAAACCCGAAGTTTTCGTTGGCGGACACAATTCCAAGGTGTGCAGCTCCTGTGCGCTTCTGCACAGGAAAATGTGAAGTATCACAACAAATGGCTCGGACATTCTTGTGGGTACAACTCAGATGCAGTATTGCCTAGAGGAAAAACCACCGGAGTGGGACTCGGGAACCTTGGATTCCATTCTCATTTCTGCCTCTGGCCTgtgggtgaccttgggaagtcacttcccctctgcgcttcagtttccccatctgtaaaatggggtaaacaatactgccctcctttgtaaagtgatttgataTCCGATAACAGCTAGTTGGTATTACATCACCTGAGAAGTAGGCCGATAGCTCAGCTACAGGAAAAGGCATTCTCCTTGTCTCCCAATCTCTGTGGGGTTTGAAGAcagagaatcataggactggaaggaacctcgagaggttttctagtccagtctcctgcactcaggcaggactaagtattatccagaccatcccgGACAgacgtttgtctaacctgctcttgaaaatctccgctgacagagattccacaacttccctaggcaaatTATTCCATAACCAGCCCCTCCCAATCATTCTAATCCCGGCACAGGGATCTAAACCTTGTTGCCTGCACATACCACCAAAATGGGTGACacagtgaaaaacaaaatgatATATTAATTAAAACGAAGACATCCATGCTCATGCCATGTGCTTCCCTGTTGAATTACTCTGATGTCCAGAAAGTACCCGCACAATCCAGTGAAACTAGAATCCAATCACATATTATGGTAGTTTTTTCCAACAGCAGCTTGAACAAATTGAAGCATACCCCATGATACCGTAGCTGCACCTGCTTCCTCCCAACTTAATCTTTCAGCTGGAGGACTGAGGGATCATAATCCACACCTGGCCAAATTCAGCTTGAAGGTTATACTTTTTAAATAGAGCCCTGAAGCCAGGACAGCAGATCTGTAGAACTTACTcagattatattttaaattagatCGGAATTTCTATTATTAATTTTCCACTGTTCCCCAGTAGCTCTACACCAAACTAAGCTCTGTGAATTACTCAGCACCGGTTGCCCAAAACTCACCCGTCATCACAAATTATGTTGACTTTTGCACCATACAGGTCATTTGTTACATCAACAGCTCTGCCATGCTCTGGTCCTTTTGGAACACCACAAGATTTCCCTAGCACAGAACGAGATCACTATTAGCACATTATGTTGCTTCAACAAACTCTAACATACTTAGAAGAGACTACGgctggggtggccaaactgtggctcgcaaGACGCacgtggctcttttacagttaaagtgcagctcacgGAGCCCTCCTATCATATTGGGGGGGTGGGACCTTTGCCttggggcagggtggtgggttaGGGGctactgcccagcagacaggggatctcagggcttcagcaggagcgggGTGAAGCCCCGAGCGCCAGCAGACGCCTCCTGCTCCAGCGCTTGAAcgtctgaagattgttgtatgcggctcgaagggtcagtaagtttggccacccgtGGACTGTGGCAATGGCAGACTCACAGTCCAGTTAGTTCACTCTCCTGGGTTTTGCAGGGAATACAACAGACACAGACTCAATATAGGTAGCTTTGCCAAAACTTACAGTATTCTTCACAATGCGGGCCATCTGTCATTTAAGTTTTGATATGTATTTTGGTATTTGAACAGCTTTGCCATACATATAGttattaaatattgtatttattttttaatacggTGATTCCGTTTGGTTGAACTGTGTGCAGAATGAGTGGTGTCTGAGGCTAGAATTTTTAAATGTGTGAACTTTTAGAAATGACAAAAATAATACGATTATTCTCCTTCATATTTAGTTTCCAGGGATACTGTGCTCACCatttttaaatggatatttaCCACAGTAGGATATTAACTTTATTGCATTATTTGTGATTTCCGATTGCTGCTGGGAAGCACAATGAAAAGCTTAACTACTGCAAACGCTGTCTACTGTTCAATAGTACTCACTATGCTTTCTCTCTCCATTTAAAGCTTCATTTAAATTTAGCATCAAAACCTGACAAAAAAGTTTCTCCAAACTAAAACTGACAAGCCGGTGCTGAAATGTGAACCAGCTGTTTAACACAAAACACTCCTGTCTGCTCACAGAGGCCACTTGCTCAATGGAGAGAGAAAAGTGACAAAAAAGACACCCACCTCTACAGAACTCAGGGCTTTCTGACCATGTTAAATTCTCAAGACAAGTAATGACAGGTGTCAGTTCGGTCCTCTCATATCCTGGACGACAGACATAACGCACAGTGGACCCCCTAGGATGGTAATTCTTCCTCTCATCTTCCTTACTTAAGGCAGCAGATTTTAACCTTGGTGGGGCACCACAGTcatctaaccaaaaaaaaaagaaaaaagacacagGGTCTGAAAGATTTAGCTATGAAGATAGGCATCAAAATTGTACTTTTAGCTTTctatttatatataaacacacacacaaacacccgtTTTTAAAAAACCTTGGCCAAAAGTTTATGATTTAGAGGTAGTGCGACCAGATGTCTCGTTCTTAAAGAGatagtcccgttttttgggactttttcttaccTAGGCGCCTaccaccctccacccccgtcccgttTGTTCCGAGTTGCTATCTGGTAGCCCTATTTAAAGGCAGCAGCAGCTATTACAGTACAGCCACGGAACAGCATCTGAGCATTAGAGCAGGACGCTTTACAAAATATGTAGgggaagagagatttttttacaattatttttaaggAAGAGAGGCAAGTAACTTGGACAAAGTTAACTGGGTGCTGCTCCAAGCAGCGGGTGATACAAACTAAGgagtaaaagagaaaaggaaggagcTAAGCGAGAGAAAGGCATTGGTAGATTAAAGCATGTAGAAAGAGAAAGACAGATTTCCCCCCGCTCCTCATCTCCAATTCTAACCGAACATTCTGTTTACAACCACGGTGGTCTTCTTCAGCTTGAACCTTGTGACCTTCCCCGGGCTGTGTCCATCCTCTCCACTTTATTGAAGTCTCACACAATTCCCAGGACCTCtaccccaccccattctccttgACCTCTTCGTGCCTTGGACACCATCAAGCATTTCTACTTCTTTCAATCTCATCATCTACAGGCTTTTGTCACTCCATCCTCTCAAGGTTTTTCTCCTGACTCTTCCATCTCGTACTTTCAGGTCTAGTTCAGTGGATCCTCCAACtctcccctacccctgccccatcAGCAAGAATCTGCCAGGATTCTCTCCTCAGCCCACCCTCTTTTCCTTGTGCATCCTGTCTTCGGGATCTGATCTGCTCTCACAGCTCTGGATGCGATCGTTATATTGACAACTCACAAAACTCCCGTTTGGATTCCCTGCCAGTAGCTTAAACTGCACATGGCAAAAACAGAGCTTGTGTTCCCTTGCAAATCTTTCCTTCTCCACGTCCTCAGTCGCCACCGATTGAACAAAATCATCCTCCTCTCAGCTGCTCATGCCTGTAATCTGGGCATTAGTTTTGACTCAGCCCTTTCTATGGACCCTCATGTCCTAGCTGTATCCAAATCTTGCCATTTTCCCTTCTTAAATTCCCTAAGATCCAGATTTTCTCAGTCCAGACTGCCAAAGCTCTCGTCCAGGCCCTTATATTCTTCTCTATGGACTTGGCTTTTTTTCAGATTATGTAAACCCCTAttctctgcatccctccatcaGGACTCCCTTCTTTACCACATCAGAAATAAGCTTTGTGTCCTCTCTTTCAAAGCACATCTCCTCACAGCCCTGTCTTACCTACCAGAGGTCTCATCTTGTCATGTCAACTACCAGCTGAGATCTACCAGCGTACCCAACCATCGCCTCTTCAGCCACTTCTAGAGAACCTCCAGGCTTTCTTCCATAGCCGCTACTTTGACCTCTAAAAAACCCCTATTTTTGCTGTAGTGCCTGTAGAACCCCGCTATTTTATACAAGCCAGAAACGAGGCCAGCCACACTGCAAGCACAGCTAATCTACATGAAAACAGGctgccctccctcccaaccaccttcacccaTTTGTTTCATCCATTTGTTGCATCTTCTTGTTAATCTGGATTTAGAGTTCTTtaggttttcaaactttttttctggtgacccagttaagaaaattgttgatgcctgcgccccaacggagctggggttgaggggtgtgggaggggcttagggctggggcagagggttggggtgcgtgggtgagggctgcagggctctggctgggaatgaggggtttggggtgcaggaataGCCACatttgggggggcctcagggctggggaaggggattggggcacaggcttatctggggcagctccctgtcagcggtgcagcagggatgctaaggcaggcttcctgcctatccTGGAACCGTGAACCGTtctgtgccccggaagcggccagcagcaggtccggctcctaggcggaggcgcgcaagcagctctgtgcagctctcacctgcaggcaccgcccccctgGCTACCATTGGCCAGGACCTTTATGCAATATAGTAATATAAGTGGTACTATTCAGCTCTATCATTTCTGAAACAGCTTTATTTCATATATGCCAGGTGATGCAGCAAAACTGTATGAGCATCCCGAGGATGGAGGCATCCCCACCTATTTCTGTGAAGTTAAAACTCAAATATAATATTACTTCCCATTCCTGTCAATCTTAATCGCACATTTCGGAACCAAGCACAAGTCGTCTCACTGATGGATGTTCCCAGGCTGCTTTGCAACAAGATTATTGAACAAGCAGGTTAACTGTATATTGTCACTGATCCAGCAAGCAACTTAAAACTAGTTATTAAAGCTAATTTTGAGTAGACCTATTCAGTGGGGGAATGTCTGACATTTCCACCAGCGAAAGGTGGCCCGAGCAAATTTGttccagagaaaataaaatacttaCGATCACAAAACTCTCCAATGCTTGACCACTCTGAGTTTGGAAGGCAAACTACAGTGTCTGACTTTCCAGGGATTTTAACACAGCCATCAACGCACTTGTATGTCACTTCTGCGTTGATAGGGAAGCCCTCTGCGTGATTAGTATCACGGGGGATGGCACGACGGAGCTTTGGCAGGGTCCCACACAGACCTATCAGAAAAATATAAGAACATACTCTCATTTCAACAGGAAAGATATTGATGTTAAATAATTTCACCCAGCTGCCTTTGTTGAAAAGGATCCTGACATGCCTTAGATGCTACAGGGACCTGCCACAGGTCAGTGAGCCCCGCTGTAGGGGGTTCCTCAGGTTTTCCTGTGGTCTATGAGCACAGATGAGCTTCATACAGCCAGGGGTTTAAACTAaaggcatgtcttcactgctgtgcTAGGTCAAGTTATTAA encodes the following:
- the LOC141975645 gene encoding complement decay-accelerating factor-like encodes the protein MVSAPRCRPGARGLLTLLMLLPLPGARGLCGTLPKLRRAIPRDTNHAEGFPINAEVTYKCVDGCVKIPGKSDTVVCLPNSEWSSIGEFCDHDCGAPPRLKSAALSKEDERKNYHPRGSTVRYVCRPGYERTELTPVITCLENLTWSESPEFCRGKSCGVPKGPEHGRAVDVTNDLYGAKVNIICDDGFRLRGRTFIQCLRKGDQVEWSPLPTCQAITCSPPPNIVNGTHNGSNMEIFHCNSSVTYKCDPNFSLTGEASIHCTTKDNINGVWNGSAPECKGLCGTLPRLRRAIPRDTNHTEGFPINAEVTYKCVDGCVKIPGKSDTVVCLSNSEWSSIGEFCDYDCGAPPRLKSAALSKEDERKNYHPRGSTVRYVCCPGYERTELTPVITCLENLTWSESPEFCRGSGTDKRSIGLGIGLGIGVVVIICAGIVVTSILGQKKKRSYGVNLDSRKHHITTEHDFQMSETI